A segment of the Streptomyces sp. P9-A2 genome:
CACCGTTCTTCAAGTGCTTCCTGCGGCTGGACGTGAGCCCGGACGCGATCCGGTTGCGCTGTCACGCCGCCACCGGCAACCTCGCGCAGGAGGTCGCTCCGCCGGTCGAGGACGAGGTGACCATCCCGCTGACGTGACCGGACCCCCGGCGCGGGGCCGCCGAGCGGGGCCGGTCGGGCCTGCGGTCACCAGCGTCCGGGAGCGGTTCCGGTGATCGGCTCCGAGGGGCGGCCGTCGGTGCCGACCGGTACCTCTCCGGCAAGCATCACCCGGTGCATGATCCGCGGGTGGTCGAGGTGGGCGGTGTCGCCCGGGGCGAGGTGGATGGTGGCACGGTTGTCCCAGAACGCCACGCTCCCCGGCTCCCACCGGAAACGCACCGTGTACTCGGGCCGGGTCGCCTGCTCCAGCAGCATCTCCAGGATCGCCCGGCTCTCCGGCCGGGACAGCCCGGTGATCTGCTCGACGTAGTAGCCGTTGACGAACAGCACCCGCTCCCCCGTCTCCGGGTGGACCCGCACCAGGGGATGCTCGGAGGCGGTCTGGTGGTCCAGCAGATGCCGCACATAGGCGTCGTCGCCGGACCGGGGCAGGTAGCCGACCCCCAGCCGGTGCTCGGCACGCAGCCGGTCGGCGAACTCCCGTACCGGGGCGGACAGGCCGGCGTAGGCGGCGGCCAGGTTCGACCAGGTGGTGTCGCCGCCGTAGGGCGGTACGGTCTGGGCGCGCAGGATCGTCGCGGCCGGCGGGTCGATCCGGGCGCCGTGATCGCAGTGCCAGCCGCGCGCCAGGGTGTGGCGGCGCCGCCGCAGCCATTCGTCGTGCTCCATGCCGAACCGTCCGCCGAGTTCCAGCCGGTCGGCGGTCGTCTCGATCTCCGGGAAGCCGGGCGGCGATGCCTTGCCCCGCCGGGGCAGGACGACCGGCTCGCCGAAACGCCGGGCCAGTGCCACATGCCCGGCGTGGTCCAGTCGCTGCCCGCGGAAGAACACCACCTTCCAGCGCAGCACCGCCGCCCGGACGGCGGTGATCACGGCGTCACCGGGCTCGTCCGCGAGGTCGACACCGGTGATCTCGGCGCCGATGTGCCCGGTGACCGGACGC
Coding sequences within it:
- a CDS encoding TauD/TfdA dioxygenase family protein, with the protein product MGGERRVGARPGTGTGVEVRPVTGHIGAEITGVDLADEPGDAVITAVRAAVLRWKVVFFRGQRLDHAGHVALARRFGEPVVLPRRGKASPPGFPEIETTADRLELGGRFGMEHDEWLRRRRHTLARGWHCDHGARIDPPAATILRAQTVPPYGGDTTWSNLAAAYAGLSAPVREFADRLRAEHRLGVGYLPRSGDDAYVRHLLDHQTASEHPLVRVHPETGERVLFVNGYYVEQITGLSRPESRAILEMLLEQATRPEYTVRFRWEPGSVAFWDNRATIHLAPGDTAHLDHPRIMHRVMLAGEVPVGTDGRPSEPITGTAPGRW